A DNA window from Enterobacter cloacae subsp. cloacae ATCC 13047 contains the following coding sequences:
- a CDS encoding substrate-binding domain-containing protein, translated as MRIFVRSGLTGLVILATSAGALAQEVTVMISGGFKAALEKLAPQYEARTGDHIVLIPGPSMGQTPQAIPNRLARGEKADVVIMVGDALAHLANDRMVKEGSRVELADSPIGVVVKAGSPVPDIATDSALKQTLLKATTIAYSDSASGRYVQTELFKKLGIEAQVEGKAHKVERIPVASEVAKGKYAVGFQQVSELLPVPGVTFVGKLPDNLQYITRFAGAVTAHAEHPSEGKALLDYLASANAQETITATGMIPVTPPRDNAQ; from the coding sequence ATGCGCATATTTGTACGTTCAGGCCTGACCGGGCTGGTAATACTGGCGACCAGCGCAGGTGCGCTGGCCCAGGAGGTGACGGTCATGATTTCAGGCGGTTTTAAGGCCGCGCTGGAAAAACTCGCCCCCCAGTATGAAGCCCGGACGGGCGACCATATCGTGCTGATCCCGGGGCCGTCGATGGGACAGACGCCGCAGGCGATCCCCAACCGACTGGCGCGCGGTGAAAAAGCAGACGTGGTGATTATGGTGGGTGATGCACTGGCGCACCTGGCGAATGACCGGATGGTCAAAGAAGGCTCGCGCGTTGAACTGGCGGATTCGCCCATCGGCGTGGTGGTGAAAGCCGGCTCGCCGGTACCGGATATCGCGACCGATAGCGCGCTCAAACAGACTCTGCTTAAGGCCACCACCATCGCCTATTCCGACAGCGCCAGCGGCCGGTATGTGCAAACAGAGCTCTTCAAAAAGCTGGGGATTGAAGCACAGGTAGAGGGCAAAGCGCATAAGGTGGAGCGCATACCGGTCGCCTCCGAGGTGGCAAAAGGGAAATACGCCGTGGGTTTCCAGCAGGTCAGCGAGCTGTTACCCGTGCCCGGCGTAACCTTTGTTGGCAAACTGCCGGATAACCTGCAGTACATCACCCGTTTTGCCGGCGCGGTCACCGCTCACGCGGAGCATCCTTCCGAAGGTAAAGCGCTGCTGGATTACCTCGCATCAGCAAACGCGCAGGAGACCATCACCGCCACCGGGATGATCCCCGTCACTCCGCCGCGCGATAACGCGCAGTAA
- a CDS encoding LysR family transcriptional regulator encodes MPVNFDLNDLYAFRALVEYGNFRIAAESICLSQSALSRRIEKLETAVGAKLFDRTTRRVTLTLFGQTFADRCGQLLENVETMLADIDKVSEERTGLITVATVPSAACHFMPEVIRQFHRRYPRVRIKLIDSSAGNVIDAVASGQADFGICFARSLQPDLTFIPLVEDVYVAACRRDHPLAGRKSLTWQTFYQQDYISLDITSGNRNLLVQMLGHIKPERPGICETRHVTTMLGMVEAGIGIAAVPAMSMPHSEHSFLTHIPLTEPEVKRTVGLIRRSGRIQSWIAAELETLITARYRAAE; translated from the coding sequence ATGCCCGTCAATTTCGACCTCAACGATCTTTATGCCTTCCGAGCGCTGGTGGAGTACGGTAACTTCCGTATCGCCGCAGAATCTATCTGCCTCTCCCAGTCCGCCTTAAGCCGCCGCATTGAAAAGCTGGAGACCGCCGTCGGCGCGAAACTGTTCGACAGAACCACCCGGCGCGTGACGCTGACGCTCTTCGGGCAGACCTTTGCCGACCGCTGCGGGCAGCTTCTGGAAAATGTGGAAACGATGCTGGCGGATATCGACAAGGTGAGCGAGGAGCGCACCGGGCTAATTACCGTTGCCACCGTGCCTTCGGCGGCCTGCCATTTTATGCCGGAGGTGATCCGCCAGTTTCATCGCCGCTATCCGCGTGTGCGCATCAAGCTTATCGACAGCAGCGCGGGCAACGTCATTGACGCGGTGGCCAGCGGGCAGGCGGATTTTGGCATCTGTTTTGCGAGGAGCCTGCAGCCAGATCTCACCTTTATTCCGCTGGTGGAGGATGTATACGTCGCCGCGTGTCGTCGCGATCATCCGCTGGCGGGACGCAAGAGTCTGACCTGGCAGACGTTTTATCAGCAGGATTACATCAGCCTGGACATTACATCGGGGAACCGGAATCTGCTCGTTCAGATGCTCGGCCATATTAAGCCGGAGCGCCCGGGGATCTGCGAGACGCGCCACGTCACCACGATGCTGGGAATGGTGGAGGCGGGGATTGGTATTGCTGCCGTCCCCGCCATGTCAATGCCGCACTCTGAGCACTCCTTCCTGACGCACATTCCGCTGACCGAGCCCGAGGTCAAACGCACTGTCGGGCTGATCCGGCGCAGCGGGCGTATTCAGTCGTGGATTGCCGCTGAGCTGGAAACACTCATTACTGCGCGTTATCGCGCGGCGGAGTGA
- a CDS encoding MFS transporter, protein MISSTPPATVRARAGAILRVTSGNFLEQFDFFLFGFYATYIAHTFFPASSEFASLMMTFAVFGAGFLMRPIGAIVLGAYIDKVGRRKGLITTLSIMAAGTFLIVLIPSYESIGLWAPLLVLAGRLLQGFSAGAELGGVSVYLAEIATPGRKGFFTSWQSGSQQVAIMVAAAMGFALNAMLEESAIREWGWRIPFLFGCLIVPFIFFLRRKLEETEEFRTRRHTLAMRQVFTTLLANWPVVVAGMLMVAMTTTAFYLITVYAPTFGKKVLMLSASDSLLVTLLVAISQTFIWLPVGGALSDRFGRKPVLVAMTLLALITSYPALTLLAQAPSFSMMLSVLLWLSFLYGLYNGAMIPALTEIMPVEVRVAGFSLAYSLATAIFGGFTPVISTALIEYTGDKASPGYWMSFAAICALLATLYLYRRSAMRLQVQRG, encoded by the coding sequence ATGATTTCCTCAACCCCACCTGCAACCGTTCGCGCAAGAGCGGGCGCGATACTTCGCGTCACCTCGGGCAATTTCCTTGAGCAATTCGACTTCTTCCTGTTCGGGTTCTATGCCACCTACATCGCGCATACCTTCTTCCCGGCGAGCAGTGAGTTTGCCTCGCTGATGATGACCTTCGCCGTCTTTGGCGCAGGCTTCTTAATGCGCCCCATTGGCGCGATTGTCCTCGGGGCTTACATCGACAAGGTGGGTCGCCGTAAAGGGTTAATCACCACCCTGTCGATAATGGCGGCCGGTACCTTCCTGATTGTGCTGATCCCCTCTTATGAGAGCATAGGCCTGTGGGCGCCACTGCTGGTGCTGGCTGGACGCTTGCTGCAGGGCTTTTCCGCCGGGGCGGAGCTTGGCGGCGTGTCGGTCTACCTGGCTGAAATTGCCACGCCGGGTCGCAAAGGCTTCTTTACCAGCTGGCAGTCCGGCAGTCAGCAGGTGGCGATTATGGTGGCCGCCGCAATGGGCTTTGCGCTGAACGCGATGCTGGAAGAGAGCGCCATTCGTGAATGGGGCTGGCGGATCCCGTTCCTGTTCGGCTGTCTGATTGTGCCGTTTATCTTCTTCCTGCGCCGCAAGCTGGAAGAGACCGAAGAGTTTCGCACCCGCCGTCACACGCTGGCGATGCGTCAGGTCTTTACCACCCTGCTGGCGAACTGGCCGGTTGTGGTCGCGGGCATGCTGATGGTCGCCATGACCACCACCGCGTTCTACCTGATCACCGTCTATGCGCCTACCTTCGGCAAAAAAGTGTTAATGCTCAGCGCCTCCGACAGCCTGCTGGTGACGCTGCTGGTGGCCATCTCCCAAACTTTTATCTGGCTGCCGGTGGGCGGAGCCCTGTCGGACCGCTTCGGCCGTAAACCGGTGCTGGTTGCCATGACGCTGCTGGCGCTGATCACCAGCTATCCGGCCCTGACGCTGCTGGCGCAGGCACCGAGCTTCTCCATGATGCTGAGCGTATTGCTGTGGCTCTCCTTCCTCTATGGCCTCTATAACGGCGCGATGATCCCGGCGCTGACGGAGATCATGCCGGTTGAAGTGCGTGTTGCCGGTTTCTCACTGGCGTATAGCCTTGCTACCGCGATCTTCGGCGGGTTTACACCGGTCATTTCAACGGCCCTGATTGAGTACACCGGCGATAAAGCCTCCCCGGGGTACTGGATGAGCTTCGCGGCGATATGCGCGTTGCTGGCAACGCTTTATCTCTACCGTCGCAGCGCGATGCGTCTGCAAGTACAGAGAGGATAA
- a CDS encoding chemotaxis protein CheW — MTVATASKPAATDAIAQEYLVFRLGDEEYGIDILKVQEIRGCDRLTRIPNAPNFITGVTNLRGVIVPIVDLRVRFDLPDPSQDDKTVVIVLNLNDRVVGIVVDGVADVLSIDVDNIKPTPDVASVLSGRYLLGLGVLDSRMIILVNIEMLLSREEMALVDSVTESYIDSH; from the coding sequence ATGACTGTAGCAACCGCCAGTAAACCCGCCGCAACCGACGCCATCGCCCAGGAGTACCTCGTATTCCGCCTGGGCGATGAAGAGTACGGCATTGATATTCTTAAAGTGCAGGAGATCCGCGGCTGCGATCGCCTCACGCGCATTCCGAACGCGCCGAACTTTATTACCGGCGTAACCAACCTGCGCGGCGTGATTGTGCCGATTGTCGATCTGCGCGTACGCTTTGATCTGCCCGATCCGTCACAGGACGACAAAACGGTGGTCATCGTGCTCAATCTGAACGATCGCGTGGTGGGTATCGTGGTTGACGGCGTGGCGGACGTGCTGTCGATAGATGTGGATAACATCAAGCCGACCCCGGACGTGGCCTCGGTGCTCTCTGGCCGCTACCTGCTTGGGCTGGGCGTGCTCGACAGTCGAATGATTATTCTGGTGAATATTGAGATGCTGCTGAGCCGTGAAGAGATGGCGCTGGTGGATTCGGTGACCGAGTCATATATCGACTCCCACTAA
- the cheA gene encoding chemotaxis protein CheA — protein sequence MDMNDFSQIFFTEAEELLTEMEQLLLQLDIEAPDQEQLNAIFRAAHSLKGGAATFGFTALQETTHLLENLLDQARAGERTLSRSIINLFLECKDIMQAQLEAYQSSQEPDEARYRYICEALREIALEGQQPVMPAEPAPASASTMQETETTLVVTLRDVGAREQTTLRDELTNMGEVTDVEATSDSMTVTLQTTASAEDITAVLCFVLDSKQIEIRSAEATPPVPTPAALPQTVIKKAPPAPRAASQESGSIRVAVSKVDQIINQVGELIITQAMLSQLSKTLDPASYDLLSGCVAQMERNTRELQESVMSIRMMPMDYVFSRFPRLVHDLGARLNKEVELTLKGGSAELDKSLIERIIDPLTHLVRNSLDHGIEEKEVRAAKGKPVTGNLTLSAEHHGGNIVIEVSDDGAGLNREKILAKARSQGMTISDTMSDDDVWMLIFAAGFSTAESVTDVSGRGVGMDVVRRNILAMGGHVDVLSTPGAGTTIRIILPLTLAILDGMLVKVGDEIYVLPLGAVMESLRPTDDMLCRFVGEERLLQVRGEYLPLVLLRQRLSVAGEAPADDGIVVIVQSAGCRYALWVDQLIGQQQVVVKNLEHNYRKVPGVSAATILGDGSVALILDVVELSTLNAPQPQREGVNA from the coding sequence ATGGACATGAATGATTTTTCGCAGATCTTCTTTACCGAGGCGGAAGAACTGCTGACTGAGATGGAGCAGCTTTTGCTGCAGCTTGACATAGAAGCACCGGACCAGGAGCAACTGAACGCCATCTTTCGTGCGGCACACTCGCTGAAAGGGGGCGCGGCAACCTTTGGCTTTACCGCATTACAGGAGACGACCCACCTGCTGGAGAACCTCCTTGACCAGGCGCGGGCAGGGGAGAGAACGCTCAGTCGCTCAATCATCAACCTTTTTCTGGAATGTAAGGACATTATGCAAGCGCAGCTGGAAGCCTATCAGTCTTCGCAGGAGCCTGATGAAGCACGTTATCGCTATATCTGTGAAGCCCTGAGGGAGATTGCCCTTGAAGGCCAGCAGCCTGTGATGCCAGCCGAACCCGCGCCAGCGTCGGCCAGTACGATGCAGGAAACGGAAACCACACTGGTGGTGACCCTGCGTGACGTCGGGGCGCGCGAACAGACGACGCTGCGCGACGAGCTGACCAACATGGGCGAGGTGACAGACGTAGAGGCGACGTCAGACAGCATGACGGTCACGCTACAGACCACTGCCTCGGCGGAGGATATCACCGCCGTGCTCTGTTTTGTGCTCGACAGCAAGCAGATTGAGATACGTTCTGCAGAAGCCACTCCGCCGGTACCAACGCCTGCTGCGCTACCTCAAACCGTTATCAAAAAAGCGCCTCCTGCACCACGCGCAGCCAGTCAGGAGTCGGGCAGCATTCGCGTGGCGGTGAGTAAAGTCGACCAGATCATCAACCAGGTCGGTGAGCTGATTATCACCCAGGCAATGCTCTCCCAGCTGTCGAAAACCCTCGATCCGGCCAGCTACGATCTGCTTTCCGGCTGCGTGGCGCAGATGGAGCGCAACACCCGCGAGCTGCAGGAGTCGGTGATGTCTATCCGTATGATGCCGATGGACTACGTCTTTAGCCGCTTCCCGCGGCTGGTGCACGACCTGGGCGCTCGCCTGAATAAAGAGGTCGAACTGACCCTGAAAGGCGGTTCCGCCGAGCTGGATAAGAGCCTGATTGAGCGCATTATCGACCCGCTTACCCACCTGGTGCGTAACAGCCTCGACCACGGCATTGAAGAGAAAGAGGTGCGCGCCGCAAAAGGCAAACCGGTGACCGGGAACCTGACGCTTTCAGCCGAACACCACGGCGGCAATATCGTGATTGAGGTCAGCGACGACGGTGCGGGGCTGAACCGGGAGAAAATTCTCGCCAAAGCTCGCTCTCAGGGGATGACCATCAGCGACACCATGAGTGATGACGACGTGTGGATGCTGATCTTCGCCGCCGGTTTCTCTACCGCCGAGAGCGTGACGGATGTCTCCGGGCGTGGCGTCGGCATGGACGTGGTGCGACGCAACATTCTGGCGATGGGCGGCCACGTGGACGTGCTCTCGACGCCGGGGGCCGGGACCACCATTCGCATTATTCTGCCGCTGACGCTGGCGATCCTCGACGGCATGCTGGTGAAGGTGGGGGACGAGATTTACGTCCTGCCGCTGGGCGCGGTGATGGAGTCGCTGCGGCCGACCGACGACATGCTGTGCCGCTTTGTCGGCGAAGAGCGTCTGCTGCAGGTGCGCGGCGAATATCTGCCGCTGGTGCTGCTGCGCCAGCGCCTCTCGGTGGCGGGCGAAGCGCCTGCCGATGACGGCATTGTGGTTATTGTGCAAAGCGCGGGCTGCCGCTATGCGCTGTGGGTCGATCAGCTTATCGGCCAGCAGCAGGTGGTGGTGAAGAACCTCGAACATAACTATCGCAAAGTGCCTGGCGTCTCTGCAGCAACCATCCTCGGTGATGGCAGCGTGGCGCTGATCCTTGATGTGGTTGAGCTTTCAACGCTCAACGCTCCACAACCCCAGAGGGAGGGGGTAAATGCATGA